TGCGTGTTTAATTGATAGCGCAGTCATTTCACTTAATGTTGCAAGTGCTGATTGAGTGTCGAGATTTGCAAGTTGCGACGCGACTGTCTGATATTCAAGAATACGCAATACCTCGCCTCGATCGTGCGATACCGGTAGTCTGCGCTGGAAAATTTCAGCCCTTAGCAACTCATCCAGCAACTTTGCATCAATTGCTCCAGAAGACGCCAATGCGCCGTCGGCATCGAAGTGCTTTCCCGTTCGTTGCCTAACGACAGTATCGAGGAGAGAGTTTCCCGGACCGGTGTCGGATGCAACGCACTCGCCATTGCTCTTGAGGACTGTAATGTTCGCGATCCCGCCGATGTTGACAGCGACATTAGTTTCACCTTCACGGGCGAAAATTGCCTGATGATATATTGGCGCCAAAGGCGCCCCCGACCCGCCTACGGCAATGTCGCCACTGCGAAAATCGGAGATGGTGACCGCACCAAGTCGCTTTGCAATGACTTCGGCTTCACCGATCTGAAGCGTGCCGCAAACTTTGCGGTCAAGAAATTGAATCGGCATTGATAAGTGCGCAATGGTCTGACCGTGGCTTCCGATGAGATCAATCTTGTCTGTAGGGAGGTCGTGTTCGCGGCAGAATTGCTCAATCGCATCTGCGTAGAAATGGCCGAGATAATATGAGAGTCCGATTAACTCGGATAGATTCACGCTCGCGTCGCGCGCAATTTTGAGAACCGTCTCTTGAAGCGGTACGGGATAAGATATTGTCGCGCTCGCGAGATTCTTGAGTGAGCGTTTTTGTGCGTTGACCTCGCAGTACGCAATATCAAGACCATCCGCTGAGGTGCCGGACATCAAACCCAACGTCATGCGGGTTTCTTTCCGGAGAAGTGATTCCAACGACAGCGATTTCATGCGGAGAAGTATTGCGGATTATTGTTCTGAAACGCAACGACTCGTTGATAGCTTTCGGAAATTCGCTCACGCAGCTTGTCGTCAGCGGTAGCGCAAGCTTCCAGACCATCAAGAAGACTCTCTATCGTTTCTTGCAGATTAGCATAGATTAGCAAATCACATCCGGCTGCGAGCGCCAACTTCCCCGCTTCAATTTGGCTAACACCTTCAAGTGCGCCAAGCATCTGCAAGTCGTCGCTTATGATCAGCCCGGTGAATCCAAGATGTCCGCGCAGTTCGTCCTGCAACACTTTGTGGCTGAAAGTCACGATGTTGCTTTCGTCAAGTGCCGGCGCGCGCAAGTGTGTCGGCATAATCATATCGACTCCGGCAGCAATTGCCGCACGAAACGGCTCATAGTCGGATTTGCGAAACTCCTCAAGTGTCCTTGCTGAAAACGACACCTGGAAGTGGGGATCGCCGGTTGCGGATGCGAGTCCCGGAAAATGTTTGGCGCAGGAGATTACGTTGTTTGCTTTGAGCACTTCAACTTGAGCTTTGGCGCAATCAGAGGCAATCTTAACATCGTGCGAAAAAGCCCGCGAATGAAGTACATGAGCCGAATCCTCGGGATCCAAATCGCATACCGGGACGAGGTTCAAATTCACTCCATGCGTGCGCAGTGCTTTCGCAGTAACACTTGTCCCGTTTAACAATCCTTCAAGGTCATTGCGTTTTCCGAAATGGAGGGGTGACGGAAACACCGGAAAATCGCCGTCAAAACGCACGACACGACCGCCTTCCTGGTCGACAGCGATAAAGGCTCTTCCATTTGAAACTGCTGAGATTGTCTTGGTAAGACTGGTTAGCTTGGAAGAAGAGACATAGTTCCGGGCGAAGAGTATGATTCCGCCCAAGCTGCCTTGCTCGAGAAGCGAATTCAGATTTGCGGGAAGTACAGCATTGTCGAAACCGCAGACGATCAATGAGCCCAGTTGGCGGCGAAGTTCGCTCATTAGACTGTGACTACGGCGTTCTTTCCGCTGCCTTTGGCGAGATACATGGCCCGGTCGACCAGCTGCACGAGTTCATCTTCGCCATGTCCGTTGTCGGGATATGTCGTGATACCGACTGATACGGTGGCGTTCAATTTGGGATGCTTGATACCGTCGCCAAATGTCGACCGTTCGATTTCGGAGCGTATACGCTCGGCAATGGTCCGTGCATCATCGTGATCTGTTTGAGGCAGGATGATGATAAACTCTTCACCGCCGTACCGCGCCAGCGTATCGGTATCGCGAATGTTGGAAGCGGCGACGCGGACAATACCCTTGAGGATAACGTTTCCGCACTCATGCCCATAGGTGTCGTTAATGCGCTTAAACCAATCGATATCAACCATGATTAGCGACAGCGGCTGACGGTAGCGGGTGGCGCGTTTGATTTCGTCGGCAAGCCGGTCGGAGAAATAACGGTAGTTGTATACTCCGGTCAGGTCGTCGATGACGACCATCTTTTCGAGTTCGTTGTGGAGGCGGCTGTTTTCATACGCCATCGCTGCAGATGCTGCAAGAATCGAAGCAACCTTTTGGTCGATATCGCTGAAGCGATTCACTCGTGTAGATTCGGCTTGAAGAATACCAATCACCCTTCCATGTGAGATCATCGGCACAATTAGTGCACTCTTGGCGTCCTTGATAGTCGGAATATAGCCCTCGTTTTGGTCAAGATCAATCAGTCTTTTCGATT
This genomic interval from bacterium contains the following:
- a CDS encoding anhydro-N-acetylmuramic acid kinase translates to MTLGLMSGTSADGLDIAYCEVNAQKRSLKNLASATISYPVPLQETVLKIARDASVNLSELIGLSYYLGHFYADAIEQFCREHDLPTDKIDLIGSHGQTIAHLSMPIQFLDRKVCGTLQIGEAEVIAKRLGAVTISDFRSGDIAVGGSGAPLAPIYHQAIFAREGETNVAVNIGGIANITVLKSNGECVASDTGPGNSLLDTVVRQRTGKHFDADGALASSGAIDAKLLDELLRAEIFQRRLPVSHDRGEVLRILEYQTVASQLANLDTQSALATLSEMTALSIKHATEHLLDGARATSVIVCGGGAHNRFLMSRLRHHFEGVKVEGADAFSSNVDFVEAEAFAYLANLTLNSQTGNLAQVTGASRTAILGKISMP
- the nagZ gene encoding beta-N-acetylhexosaminidase; protein product: MSELRRQLGSLIVCGFDNAVLPANLNSLLEQGSLGGIILFARNYVSSSKLTSLTKTISAVSNGRAFIAVDQEGGRVVRFDGDFPVFPSPLHFGKRNDLEGLLNGTSVTAKALRTHGVNLNLVPVCDLDPEDSAHVLHSRAFSHDVKIASDCAKAQVEVLKANNVISCAKHFPGLASATGDPHFQVSFSARTLEEFRKSDYEPFRAAIAAGVDMIMPTHLRAPALDESNIVTFSHKVLQDELRGHLGFTGLIISDDLQMLGALEGVSQIEAGKLALAAGCDLLIYANLQETIESLLDGLEACATADDKLRERISESYQRVVAFQNNNPQYFSA